The following coding sequences are from one Formosa haliotis window:
- a CDS encoding glycoside hydrolase family 88/105 protein, with amino-acid sequence MKTSTKYIALFTLALGLSATACKESKSETETKAETAAVEKVVPENLKWSERMMLSEIVRFPKASLLDFRDKPKWSYTNGLVLDAAARVYEQTKNEKIYNYIYAFADEMIDSTGNILTYKLSNQNLDMIKSGDVLLYLYPKTKEQRFLTAMETLNSQMDTQPKTSDGGYWHKKIYPYQMWLDGLYMAEPFHTRYAKEYIEDEAKREHIYNDVVLQFDLIQKHSRDKKTGLLYHGWDESKDQRWANKDTGNSEHFWSRGMGWYGMAMVDVLDFLPEDHPGRARIIAYLNQYAEAITKVQDASGLWWQVLDQGNREGNYLEATGTAMFTYTFAKGANKGYLPAKYLDIANKAYDSLVKNLVSVEENGVVNLNKCCGVAGLGGNPYRDGSYEYYIGEIIRSNDPKGTGPFIMASLELNK; translated from the coding sequence ATGAAGACATCAACTAAATATATAGCCCTTTTTACATTGGCTTTAGGGTTGTCGGCAACAGCCTGTAAGGAGTCCAAATCTGAAACAGAAACAAAGGCTGAAACCGCAGCGGTAGAAAAAGTAGTTCCAGAAAACCTAAAATGGTCGGAACGTATGATGCTTTCGGAAATTGTACGTTTCCCTAAAGCATCTCTTTTAGACTTTAGAGATAAGCCAAAATGGAGTTATACCAACGGCTTGGTTTTAGATGCCGCCGCACGTGTTTACGAGCAAACCAAAAACGAAAAAATATACAATTACATTTACGCTTTCGCGGATGAAATGATAGACAGTACCGGAAACATTTTAACCTATAAATTATCAAATCAGAATTTAGATATGATAAAATCAGGCGATGTTTTATTGTATTTATATCCTAAAACAAAGGAACAACGCTTTTTAACGGCTATGGAAACTTTAAATAGCCAAATGGACACGCAGCCAAAAACTTCAGACGGTGGGTATTGGCATAAAAAAATATACCCGTATCAAATGTGGTTAGACGGTTTATATATGGCTGAACCATTCCACACACGATACGCTAAAGAATACATTGAGGATGAGGCGAAAAGAGAACACATTTATAACGATGTGGTACTACAATTCGATTTAATACAAAAACACAGTCGCGATAAAAAAACAGGATTGCTTTACCATGGTTGGGATGAAAGCAAAGACCAACGTTGGGCTAATAAAGACACTGGAAACTCAGAGCACTTTTGGTCTAGAGGCATGGGTTGGTACGGCATGGCAATGGTAGATGTTTTAGACTTCTTACCAGAAGATCATCCTGGAAGAGCGCGCATTATTGCCTATTTAAATCAATACGCTGAAGCCATTACTAAAGTTCAAGATGCCTCTGGATTATGGTGGCAAGTGTTAGACCAAGGCAATCGCGAAGGCAACTATTTAGAAGCTACAGGAACCGCCATGTTTACCTACACTTTTGCAAAAGGCGCTAACAAAGGCTATTTGCCTGCGAAATATTTAGATATTGCCAACAAAGCTTACGATAGTCTTGTAAAAAACCTTGTTTCTGTTGAAGAAAACGGTGTTGTAAACCTTAACAAATGTTGTGGTGTTGCAGGCTTAGGTGGAAACCCTTACCGCGATGGCTCTTACGAATATTATATTGGTGAAATTATCCGCTCTAACGACCCTAAAGGTACTGGTCCTTTTATTATGGCGAGTTTAGAACTTAATAAATAA
- a CDS encoding DUF4861 family protein — protein sequence MKQLTLISIVFLSLFSCKDKQTKTETEVTTNVVIEAPKAKKTYAEISIAQGGTWVDGPRGHMEYANGTSFKNVEELQVPKEHTDHTWYIRYEGPGWENAQVGYRIYLDWRNAIDIFGKKVDTMVLPNVGQDGFDSYHEPSAWGQDILKAGKSMGIGGYGRIVADTIVHFQNVKDTHAAISNTDEKSAITISYDDWKTGDDSIGLKSVLSIYPNDRFTKAELTPSKAIEGLCTGIVIAKNIPVTKKVGEKWAYIATYGAQTLVSPPDHLGMALFYKLDEVAEQKEGQHDHLVIFKPTTKTITYYFLAAWEQEPNGIKTEADFIADLNTKLETLNSTNTIN from the coding sequence ATGAAACAATTAACCTTAATATCAATTGTCTTTTTAAGTCTATTTTCTTGTAAAGACAAACAAACAAAAACCGAAACTGAGGTAACTACCAACGTTGTAATAGAAGCTCCAAAAGCCAAAAAAACCTATGCCGAAATTTCTATCGCTCAAGGCGGAACTTGGGTCGATGGCCCTAGAGGACATATGGAATATGCCAATGGTACATCATTTAAAAATGTAGAAGAACTTCAAGTTCCTAAAGAACATACAGACCATACTTGGTACATTCGTTATGAAGGGCCAGGTTGGGAAAATGCCCAAGTAGGCTATCGCATTTATTTAGATTGGAGAAATGCCATAGACATCTTCGGAAAAAAAGTAGACACCATGGTGTTGCCAAATGTGGGTCAGGATGGATTCGATTCCTATCATGAGCCTTCTGCTTGGGGACAAGACATTTTAAAAGCAGGGAAATCTATGGGTATTGGTGGTTACGGCCGCATTGTAGCCGATACGATTGTACATTTTCAGAACGTTAAAGATACCCACGCTGCGATTTCTAATACCGATGAAAAATCGGCCATTACCATTTCTTATGACGATTGGAAAACAGGCGACGACAGCATCGGTTTAAAATCGGTTTTAAGCATCTATCCTAACGACAGATTTACTAAAGCTGAATTAACCCCTTCAAAAGCCATTGAAGGTTTATGTACGGGGATTGTTATCGCAAAAAACATTCCTGTTACCAAAAAAGTTGGTGAAAAATGGGCATACATCGCTACCTACGGCGCGCAAACTCTAGTTAGTCCTCCAGATCATTTAGGTATGGCATTGTTCTATAAATTAGATGAAGTAGCCGAACAAAAAGAAGGACAGCACGATCATTTAGTCATCTTTAAACCAACAACTAAAACCATCACTTATTACTTTTTAGCAGCTTGGGAACAAGAACCTAACGGCATTAAAACAGAAGCTGATTTTATAGCCGATTTAAACACAAAACTAGAAACCTTGAATTCAACCAACACAATAAACTAA